GCTCACGCTCAAATAAAGGGCAACGGGGGATACAAGTACACACATATAATCGGGCCGTTGATTTCGggtaaaaaagctggaaaagGTATACCGCGTGCCATGACAGGCAACAAGATTGACCATATAATTGCATCGTCGATTTCGggtaaaaaagctggaaaagGTATACCGCGTGCCATGACATTAAACGACAACAAGATCGATTATGTTCATTGGGACGATCCTAACGAGCTTGTAGATCGTCTCAGATTGCTCGAAGCTTCGCGCCTAGCGGGTCACACCGGTCACGATAACGAAATCCTGTCGATtatcgaggaacttcgcgaggctgaacttattataaattaagtggCGCGACAGCGAGTCATTCAATCAACAtcgaaatgccgatcaacaAGTTTGGTATATCGCTCGAAAGAGGCGGTGCGGAACTATACTATCAATGGAGAGGATTAATCAGAAATTACGTGCGCGATAACGCTCTTTGCATGGTCGCCACCGACTTTGACGCGAAATCGCGCAAGATTCGACGGATAGCGCCGCCTGTAGATGATGGCGATGCAGCCAATAAACGTTACGTGCAGCAAAGCgtgcaaattttgaaagatcgACAGGATGAAATGGAGAGAAAGATGGCCGCATTCTAGAATAACGTGCAAACTACCCTAAACGAACTTCAAAAGATGATTCATGATGTAATTGCGAATCATCGCGAATAGATAAGAACGTACATCTGATATCTGCGTCAGTTGCACGTCATCGTCATGGCTGGTAAGAAGCAATCAACTGAGAAACGGAGGCTTGTGGAAGAATTACACGCTCCtgcgagaaaaaatttttctcgaagacGCGTCATAGTGCGCGGATACGATGACCTGTGGCAGGCGGATGTGGTCGAGATGCGCCCATACACGCGATTTAACAGAGGCTACCACTACATACTCACCGTTATCGACGTGCTGAGCAAGCACGCATGGGCTGTACCGCTCAAGACCAAGAGCGGACCCGAGGTTACTGCGGCGATCGCGAAAATAATTCGAGACGGCGGAAGATGCCCGAAAAATCTGCAGACTGACAAgggaaaagaattttacaatgCAAACGTGCAGAAACTCTTGAAGAAACATAATATCAATCACTATTCGACATATTCCGTAATGAAGGCATCGGTCGTCGaacgattcaatcgcacgctcaagaacgacatgtggaaaatgtttacgcgCAATGGAAATTACAAATGGATCGACTCGCTGCCAGGTCTCGTATCAAATTACAACGCGCGAAAGCATCGAACTATCGGCATGCGACCCATTGATGTTacccccgcgatcgccgaCAAGCTCCTAACAACGGTGTACAGCCACGTAAAGATCGCTGCTCCCGCGCGATTCAAAGTGGGCGATTCGGTACGCGTGAGTAAATTCAAGACAATCTTCGAAAAAGGATACACGCCAAATTGGACCACGGAGGTGTTTAGAATCGTCAAAGTGCAGAAAACTAATCCTGTGACGTATCTGTTGGAAGATTTCTGCGGAAAACCCGTCGCCGGCGGCTTCTACGAATACGAGTTACATCGCGTTGCTAATCACGACGTGTATctcgttgaaaaagttttgcgcAAAAGAGGGGATGAGGTTTATGTAAAGTGGTTAGGATTTGATGAcaagaataatgtattgtaaaaatttattacagtataaaaaacatacatatatatacatatgagtcatttattttcctaaatatctaaatgtaattacaatatatttacagcggtatttacaatatatttacaatggtatttacaatatatttacaatggtattttataatgtccCCATGGCAGCGTTTCGGTAGAACCGGGTATAATGTATCGCTTATCATCGTACGGACTTAGAGCTATTTTCGTTTCGGACACGGTGTATACCTCGTGTTTTTTGGATCTTATGCAGGTTTGCTGTCGcgtcatttcaatttcgtcgcgcagacaccgcgtgtaatcgtcgaacgttatCGACCTGGCTACGACGTTACTCTTAACACCTTTAGCCTTTTTCGTATCTTTCTTACCGTCCACTCGTAAGGCGTACATCTTTGCTCTAAGCCCGACGAATTCGGTCATTATCGCACCGTTATTTTCGTCTTTCATTAACCccggaacttttttattggcgAGTGGGATACCGTACGTATTATCAATCGCGTAATCGCTAGTGTCAAATCTATGAATGTGGCGCATCATGATATCATACACATCGTCGCACTCGATGTGATAAATGAGACTGTCAGTATCGGTGTACGTGACTTTACACTTGTCGCGATACAACGGTAACATGTACTCGTGATGAAATTCGTACAAACATGTCTTGGATATATCGAGGATGCACATACCCACATAGATTGGTTTGTCGAACTTCACCTCGagttttcgcatttctattgCTACTAAATTCTCCGAAAAGACGCTTCGGCTATGAAAATTTGGTTTCGCAATCATagcctccgcgccgtatctacCCTCCCAATGAGTCACGAGTCGCACGTCAACGTGATTGCGCACATTCTCCATGGTTTTGCCAAACATGGCATTGttcatcaatttgtataaatttttctcgaaatcattGTTGGCCAACGTTCTAAATTTCGTATTGAGGTCTATATAATCGCGAAGCCATGGAGATTGCGCGAATTTCAGTATACGgtgaatttttgatatacgGAGACCGTGACGAGTACACTGCTGCAGGTTGcgataatgtattacataacgTTTCTTATCGTATAATGTTGCGAGGAGCTTGTCCTGTCGCTTGCCGGGTGGTTTATCGTgcgtcggacagaacggtaggtcaGTGTGCGCGTCGTGAAGATGTTGCGGATACTCCAAGTCGACTTCGAGAATGTAGCCTATTGAGGAATCCAACGCGACAtccataacattaaaatcggttaCGTCGTCGACCCATTTAAAATCTGCGTATGGCAATGGTTGACTCATTGCCCAGCCGTATAagttatttacatcaaaatacatgaggtacgacgacggtttcgaTGGATCGTACGACAGCATGTACTTGTTGTTGGCCAGCGCGTATCTGTTTGAACATTGACTCAAACCGCCGCGTataccgcgttcgataaacatgaccatgtcaatgtcgGTGAGCAATTCGAAATTGATGTGTGTATGCTTCAACATAGCATCCCACGTAAAACCCGgtagagtataataatacgccggatcgagtccataactcgcgacgcaactatcgcgaaaattttcaaagatatcggccaacagcaagacatcggtcttgagatataaatcgctgtaatcaccgagcgttcgaatggagaaccgctgccagacgtcgacggcgtgcgcgtaatcgctctcggatacggtgtcacctgtcaatgaactgtaaaacgagtcgcgcggtggTAAACACAAGTCATCCAATTTTTCGACGCAGTCAATGTATTCATATGGAAATACGCCTTTTCGTgtcagcaaattaaaattttctgcggataattcacaaaattcgcGTTGCAATATTCGCAGTTTATCCTTGCTAAGATAAGATGCCAATTTGTCGAGACTAGCGGTGAGAAACTTGTACGAATCGATAAATCGCAATTTGACGCacgttttcttatctttatcttcggtgctttgaacgttttttgtaaacgaaatatatttttcttttgtgatcGGGAGTAAATCTACATGTCCTTCGTATGCTGTTGCTATTTcggttataataaaatgtgcatcgtatcccgataaattatgaaacactATGGGAATGCAATgcgaatctttataatttaagttacaattcGAATGCGCGGGACCTCTGTATCGACCGGTCAGGTGACAATGGTCGCGTACTCGCACGTCGTCTGGCTCAAACGGTTCTTTACACACGTGACAGTGCGTTGCGCTGTTAAACTTttcccactcgtctcgcgtaAAATCTGCCATGGGTACATTAGTGgacaatatagtttttacgtcgtgagctaaacgtcttagctcctcggcgaaccacgcgacgcaattcttatcgcgacgaaaccgATACATAGATAACGACTCGTCGTATGAGCAACGCACGTAGTACCCTATGCTAAACACGCGATGATGTTGATATGTGTACCTGGACGTTTCCGGATCCGCTTCCATCTTCTCCAGGGTACACTCCAGGTCGGCGTATACGACAAACGGAACTCGTTCCTTCctgttgtgatttttaaagGCCAACCACTTGTCGTTATCGCTCGGTAACTTGATCGCGCAGTCATTCATCTCCTGACAGTCGACGGTGTGGGCAGCCAATTTCTCGTTGGAGCTGAAGTAGTGCaaacatctgcaaaaaaaaataaacgcaaattatataaattttttttatacacaaaatattctatatattattaaaagaactatAGGTACTTACCGATCGCAAATGTACTTTGTGTGtccatgtttattaatttgcgaGCTCACGAGGCGGGATAGGTTCTTGATCCATGCAAAATGTCCCACGTTGTCGTTATGCACGTACAGCAGATTTACGTGTCTGTCCATCTTTCGGTCAGTAACACGTATTGGCAAGATAGCaagtttcttgttttttttctcgatgctGTACACGTTGATGGAGATGTTGTTATGATTTTCAAACCGTTTAATTTGATCTAACGTCATTGGAAACTCAATGTCCGTAAGATCTAGCACCGACGTGTAATGAGGATACGACGATTTCCGATCTGCGTGTTCCTCAACTGGATACAGAGCAGCCACCACTGACCATGCGAAACATGCATTGTCCATTGATTGCACGTTTATCaccgccttcttctttttaatttcttgcggtATTTCCACAAAACACCCCGCGTGCAACGGATTGTATTTGTTCACGTTTACCATTAAattgagtatacgcgacaacgcccatccgcTATCACGTTCCTGGAATTCCTCCAGCTTTGCTAAGGTAGGCTCGATGACGTGTCTCTTGTACCACTCGTGCAGATCGGACTCACGAAAGACTTCATAGTTTCTCGTTGCGatacttttattcgcgcgtttgtcacccgcaacaaattcaccattaaacactgtgttaatttttacattgtcatGTCGTTGCATGACGTTCTGCACACGATCGAGTACAATTTCTCCCGCATCTTTGAGAAATTGACGAGGGTCGATGTGTTTGGAATTTATTACCGCACCAGTCAATATACGGCTTTCAAAAGCCGTATCTATCTCGCGCCATCTGAGTCCTGTCTCACACGCACTGTATCCAGCACCCACATGTACGAAACGTTGACGTACCGAGTCTTTCAAACCTTCGAGTTTTGCGATACAAGCGACCAATGACTGTTTGAGACCGATCGATGACTGATCGATTGATAATCGTGGCCGTTTAATTCGGCTTTGTTCTTCCAACGATTCGATAAACTCGTCGCATCGTTCCTCCCACGCGGCAAAGTCTTCCCTCGAATTTAACAGGGTGGATTGCTCCAACAACTCCTGCTCCATGTTATTGCACGATCCTCTTGCTAACGCCATTTGTTGCACTCACGACTTCCAGTTTTCGACTATTGAGCGTATCCCCTAGATtcgtcattttatattctactaatGATGCATCGTTTGCTTATCacatctaatttcatctcagcagccgtacatcgacgctatttgcaaaatttgcagttttgcacgtgttcgatgaaatcattgcgagacacgtacgttcacgaaaacgcgccattgacttttggtgatttgatctgtatcaatgcagcagccgtacatcggcgctatttgcagttttgcacgtgttcgatgaaatcatcgcgagacatgtcgcgacatgttcttcaaaacaataacgctccattgaattatgcgaaattgcaaattttgcagttttgcacgtgttcgataaaatcattgcgagacacgtcgcgacatgttcttgaaaacaataacgctccattgacttatgcgaaattgcaaaatttgcacttttgcacgtgttcgatgaaatcatcgcgagacacgtatgcTCTTGAAAAGAAATCATATTTGATGCCCGTGGTGAGGTGATCTCATCACGAATGTTCTTGACAAAGATATCACATTTAACGTATATGTGGATTGTGGTGGCAGTCACCATGCAGCAGCCGTACATTGGCGctatttttgcaagatttgcAGTTTTGGGTATGTATAAATGGTCTACGAGGATTCTAGAGCGCAGTCGAGAGTTCGATACGGTTCGAGTACGTCGCAAACAGCCTCCAGATACGATGAACATTCACGGTGCGAACTACTACGTTCCGATTCAGGACGAAACGTGCGAGAAACAGCACAATGAGTATGTACcgctaattttcatatatacttgtgcaaaaaaacttttataaacatataattgtatttttcagttttgataAACCCCGCTACACGCCACGTATTTTGGGAAGAAGATTTGCCTTGACATCAACagcgtataaatttttggatgttgGAATCAACGCGGGACCTATGTCCTCTGTGGATATACTTATTGGCGATAACCGAGGCAATCGGATAATTCTGCTATATGCAACGTGGGTGGCATTCATCGAAAAACGTGCAGATATACAGCGCATCGTGCAGTCATCGGCACCATCATCGCTAACGTTTCGAGATCTGGAACTTGTTAAAATACGTGacgcagatattgtaaaattgacgtCGTGCGGCACCAGCTTGTACATGAAACCGTCAACTGTACTCTTTCTGTTCGAACTAGAACATTGTGTCgagaatgtgtattttcaactatgtcaaaatgttcacggcgtaagtgaaaaattcaaacagtttgtaacaattttacgtcaaaattgtatcactgataaatgtaacgcAGTTACAATCTTGCATGacgtttatgataaaaattcgattattgattgcgaattattagcctacgctttggatactattgtgtataatgcgctacatgataaataaatgcatataatatggttaaaaagtttttccttttcatttacCGTTCCCTTTTGTTAAGctgtctttatttaataattttcgcataatttctgaacgagaacgcgcgagggaaagagaccgcgcgaacgagaagactcgcgcaaacgggggggggggggggggcgagacaccgcgcgaacgagaagacgaaTGGGGGGACGGGAAAGAAACATCTACGAGggggagataacgcgagcgtgccgtgtgacgtcacgcggactccgcggcgcggcgaaacgcgaacgcgggtcccctcgccccgcggcgcccgaaaacgcgaacgctccgcggcgcggcgaaaacgcggactccctcgccccgcggcgcggcggaaacgcggtcgccccgcggcgccggaagaCGCGGACCCCctcaccccgcggcgccggaaaacgcggaccccctcacctcgcggcgccggaaaacgcggacccctcaccccgcggcgccgaAAAATGCGGACCCCctcaccccgcggcgccggaaaacgcggaccccctcaccccgcggcgccggaaaacgcggttccccccttccccgcggcgcccgaaacatgcggttcccccctcccccttccccgcggcgcccgaaacatgcggtttccccctccccctcccccgcggtcCCCCCCCGCCCGCGGTTCTCCCCCGCCCTCACCCCCCCTTATTGCCCCATGGCTTAGAATCGGCCTAGCTTACCTACTTATGCCTGGTCAGGACGAAGTCAGGGGAAACCCTGATGGAGGTCCGTAGCGATTCTGACGTGCAAATCGATCGTCGGAACTGGGTATAGGGGCGAAAGACTAATCGAACCATCTAGTAGCTGGTTCCCTCCGAAGTTTCCCTCAGGATAGCTGGCACTCGGCCGTTCCGCACGGAACGCGCGCGAGTCTCATCTGGTAAAGCGAATGATTAGAGGCCTTGGGGCCGAAACGACCTCAACCTATTCTCAAACTTTAAATGGGTGAGATCTCTGGCTTTCTTGAACTATGAAGCCACGAGCATCTTTTAACGGATCAGAGTGCCAAGTGGGCCATTTTTGGTAAGCAGAACTGGCGCTGTGGGATGAACCAAACGCAGAGTTAAGGCGCCCAACTCGACGCTCATGGGACACCATGAAAGGCCCATCCGCAACGACAGTTATATATGGAATATCATTCACAGTTTCATTTCTGTCTAAGGCGAGTAGTTTTTCTTCTTCGCCTGCCTTTATCATATTTTCCATGGCTGTTTTTCCGAAATCTTCGACTAGATTtttgcgatattttatatacgtaacCTCAGACATACTAGGAATATTCATAGCTGCACATTGCTTATTCAACTGGGCATAACCATTTAAAGTTGTGATAGATGCAGCTACAGTAGCTGTATTAATATCCAATATGTCTAGTTCTGCAGGTTCGGACCAGATGTTGTCTTTATAATTGCACATTTGGCATTTGAAGAACAACTGCGTCAATAACCCTTTGCGACGAGCGTTTATGAGTTTCCAATCTTTAAATTGGCACTCTATTCCTCGCGCATGATTGTCGAATGTTCTGTGGATCTCATTCAACATAAATGAAATGTCGACAATGCTCCGGCTTTCAAGCATGCACTCTTGGATACGATTTGTATCTAGAAGGCCCGTATTATCGATGACAggtcatcatcatcatcatcgcaCTTTTCGACATTTAACTTGCACATACCTTTATTTTCTTGCGACGGACACTGCGTTACCTCGGTATTGCAGTTTGAATCCATCATATCGGGCAATGTTACCATTGATTCTCGGAAATTGATGGATTCGTTGTCTATACTTGCCGCAGATTCTCGGAAATTGATGGATTCGTTGTCCATACTTGCCGCAATTTCTGCGTCATTTTCTTGACGCCTCTTCAGAACCTGTCgcctgtaaaaaataataaaaatattaatatatgaaacaaCACTTGACAGAAAATTGGTGTAGTCGAAAATAATGTTGAGTCGATATGAAATAAGTTTAAAAGAATAGTGTAAATATGACAGCAatcttttgtttatttttattttataaaactaagtATATAAGAATAGACGCTTCAGCTTTTATATTACTGCAGGTAACTAGCCTGTGTCAAAATAGATGCCTttgacatttatattgttattattagaGGCCAGTATAATCACAACATAtgcttttgtcattttttaaaccaGTGCCGTCAGAATAGACGCATCAGCtttctgtattaaaatattattactaatattttccataaatttttatcgtaaatgcCAGTACCGTCAGAACAGACGCTTCtgattgttattaaaatcaataccATTGGAACAAACGCTTATGACACTGTATGTGTACTACCATTACATTACTAATGATTATGCTACtaattataagtattattacACGCTACGAACatgcataatttttagtttctaTTCGTAAATATCAAGAGATACGGTAGAGCCTCGCgacaagtacacgcggagcaagaccgcaccgtgacttttttacgcgaacgcacgagttgcgagtacccgagattttgagatctcaataacgagtgaataGATCAaattctaagtaggcttgaaggatttgtataata
This sequence is a window from Temnothorax longispinosus isolate EJ_2023e chromosome 11, Tlon_JGU_v1, whole genome shotgun sequence. Protein-coding genes within it:
- the LOC139822239 gene encoding uncharacterized protein, with amino-acid sequence MFLTKISHLTYMWIVVAVTMQQPYIGAIFARFAVLGMYKWSTRILERSREFDTVRVRRKQPPDTMNIHGANYYVPIQDETCEKQHNDFDKPRYTPRILGRRFALTSTAYKFLDVGINAGPMSSVDILIGDNRGNRIILLYATWVAFIEKRADIQRIVQSSAPSSLTFRDLELVKIRDADIVKLTSCGTSLYMKPSTVLFLFELEHCVENVYFQLCQNVHGVSEKFKQFVTILRQNCITDKCNAVTILHDVYDKNSIIDCELLAYALDTIVYNALHDK
- the LOC139822490 gene encoding uncharacterized protein; the protein is MALARGSCNNMEQELLEQSTLLNSREDFAAWEERCDEFIESLEEQSRIKRPRLSIDQSSIGLKQSLVACIAKLEGLKDSVRQRFVHVGAGYSACETGLRWREIDTAFESRILTGAVINSKHIDPRQFLKDAGEIVLDRVQNVMQRHDNVKINTVFNGEFVAGDKRANKSIATRNYEVFRESDLHEWYKRHVIEPTLAKLEEFQERDSGWALSRILNLMVNVNKYNPLHAGCFVEIPQEIKKKKAVINVQSMDNACFAWSVVAALYPVEEHADRKSSYPHYTSVLDLTDIEFPMTLDQIKRFENHNNISINVYSIEKKNKKLAILPIRVTDRKMDRHVNLLYVHNDNVGHFAWIKNLSRLVSSQINKHGHTKYICDR